The proteins below are encoded in one region of Ochotona princeps isolate mOchPri1 chromosome 24, mOchPri1.hap1, whole genome shotgun sequence:
- the POP7 gene encoding ribonuclease P protein subunit p20, whose protein sequence is MAENREPRGTPVEAELDPVEYTLRKRLPHRLPRRPNDIYVNMKTDFKAQLARCQKLLDGGARNQNGCGEIYIHGLGLAINRAINIALQLQAGSFGSLQVAANTSTVELVDELEPETDAREPMTRIRNNSAIHIRVFRVTPK, encoded by the coding sequence ATGGCGGAAAACCGAGAGCCTCGCGGGACGCCGGTGGAGGCCGAGCTGGACCCGGTGGAGTACACGCTTCGGAAGCGGCTCCCTCACCGCCTGCCCCGGAGGCCCAATGATATTTACGTCAACATGAAGACCGACTTCAAGGCGCAATTGGCCCGCTGCCAGAAGCTGCTGGATGGGGGCGCGCGGAATCAGAATGGGTGCGGTGAGATCTACATCCACGGTCTGGGGCTGGCCATCAACCGTGCCATCAACATCGCCCTGCAGCTGCAGGCCGGCAGCTTCGGGTCCTTGCAGGTGGCGGCCAACACCTCCACTGTGGAGCTGGTGGACGAGCTGGAGCCCGAGACTGACGCGCGGGAGCCCATGACACGGATCCGCAACAACTCGGCCATCCACATTCGTGTCTTCAGGGTCACCCCCAAGTAA
- the EPO gene encoding erythropoietin — protein MGARGCLALLPRLCWLLLPLGLPALCAPPRLICDSRVLERYILEAREAENATMDCAAGCSFGENITVPDTKVNFHDWKKVEAGPHAVEVWQGLSLLSEAMLRGQALLANSSQPPQTLQLHVDKAVSGLRSLTSLLRALGVQKEAGSTPEAAPSAAPLPTVAVDTLCKLFRIYSNFLRGKLKLYTGQVCRRGDR, from the exons ATGGGGGCGCGCG GatgcctggccctgctgccccggctctgctggctcctgctcccGTTGGGCCTCCCGGCCCTATGCGCCCCCCCACGCCTCATCTGTGACAGCCGCGTCCTGGAGCGCTACATTCTGGAGGCCAGGGAGGCTGAGAATGCCACG ATGGActgtgctgcaggctgcagcttcgGGGAAAACATCACAGTGCCGGACACGAAGGTCAACTTCCACGACTGGAAGAAGGTGGAG GCCGGGCCCCACGCTGTAGAGGTCTGGCAGGGCCTGTCCCTGCTATCGGAAGCCATGCTGCGGGGCCAGGCCCTGCTGGCCAACTCCTCCCAGCCACCGCAGACCCTGCAGCTCCATGTGGACAAAGCTGTCAGTGGCTTACGCAGCCTTACCTCCCTGCTCCGGGCGCTGGGAGTGCAG AAGGAAGCCGGCTCCACTCCAGAGGCAGCCCcttcggctgctccactcccaacgGTTGCTGTGGATACTCTGTGCAAGCTCTTCCGCATCTACTCCAACTTCCTCCGGGGAAAGCTGAAGCTGTACACAGGGCAGGTCTGCCGGAGAGGTGACAGGTGA